A single Haladaptatus sp. R4 DNA region contains:
- a CDS encoding GNAT family N-acetyltransferase: MKIRPANEDDFESVRDVARRAWSDAYAEIMDGESIDGTIASWYSDDSLTDAVERPGTIFLVATRDDDVLGFCHAMCHEDEGDLLRLYVDPDHWGDGIGSALYERLRSDLRDINMKRIRAMVLSENTRGTGFYRRLGFEKSDEATVEIGDGEYGESVYTVAL; the protein is encoded by the coding sequence ATGAAGATTCGGCCAGCGAACGAGGACGATTTCGAATCGGTTCGGGACGTCGCACGTCGTGCGTGGAGCGACGCCTACGCCGAAATCATGGACGGCGAGAGTATCGACGGAACGATTGCCTCGTGGTACTCCGACGACTCGCTAACGGATGCAGTCGAGCGACCGGGGACGATATTTCTCGTGGCGACCAGGGACGACGACGTGCTCGGTTTCTGTCACGCGATGTGTCACGAGGATGAAGGGGACCTGCTCCGACTGTACGTCGATCCGGACCACTGGGGGGATGGCATCGGAAGCGCGCTGTACGAGCGGTTACGGAGCGACTTGCGCGACATCAACATGAAACGAATCCGGGCGATGGTGCTCTCGGAGAACACGAGGGGAACCGGATTTTACCGGCGGTTAGGGTTCGAGAAGAGCGACGAGGCGACGGTGGAAATCGGCGACGGGGAGTACGGGGAATCGGTATACACGGTCGCACTCTGA
- a CDS encoding DUF192 domain-containing protein yields MRVSATLLVVCLVVLAGCTGGIGFGQERGNGDEHRTTKVEETVGAAFVAGENRTAVTLEVANSPSEREHGLMYRKSLPKNHGMVFVFGNPQIQSFWMKNTLIPLDMIFVGPDGTVLNVAHADTQPNASDWKLREYRSDGNAKYVVEMRQGFAKRAGIESGTKLVFEDGTPTTEQS; encoded by the coding sequence ATGCGTGTGAGCGCGACCCTGTTGGTCGTCTGTCTCGTCGTACTGGCCGGGTGTACCGGGGGCATCGGATTCGGGCAGGAGCGTGGAAACGGGGACGAACATCGGACGACAAAGGTCGAAGAGACCGTCGGTGCCGCGTTCGTCGCGGGTGAGAACCGGACGGCGGTGACGCTCGAAGTCGCGAACTCGCCGAGCGAGCGCGAACACGGATTGATGTACCGAAAATCGCTGCCGAAAAACCACGGGATGGTGTTCGTCTTCGGCAACCCGCAGATACAGTCGTTCTGGATGAAGAACACGCTGATTCCGCTCGATATGATCTTCGTCGGCCCGGACGGCACCGTCCTCAACGTCGCCCACGCGGACACGCAACCGAACGCGAGCGATTGGAAACTTCGGGAGTACCGGAGCGACGGGAACGCGAAGTACGTCGTCGAGATGCGACAGGGGTTCGCAAAGCGGGCGGGCATCGAGTCGGGGACGAAACTCGTGTTCGAGGACGGAACACCGACGACCGAACAAAGCTGA
- a CDS encoding EthD domain-containing protein, which yields MYKHVALLVRKDDMSHEEFVEYWQNNHTKIARDIEGVVKYSTVLPVTPDAAEFDGLAELYFEDLDALHDALGSEGNRDYDPEKGKAKEAREDVDNFLDVNERPRFIGEVVTQKDETAARGTDREDDVNGDTDGLYKHSAFLVRKDGMTHEEFVDHWQNNHTPIAREIEGVVKYDTVLPTDPENAEFDGIAELYFEDLDALHDALGSEGSRDYDPEKGKAKEAREDVNNFLALEKRPRFIGEETVQKDETQE from the coding sequence ATGTACAAACACGTTGCCCTGCTGGTTCGAAAGGACGATATGAGCCACGAGGAGTTCGTGGAGTACTGGCAGAACAATCACACGAAGATCGCACGTGATATCGAGGGCGTCGTCAAGTACAGCACCGTCCTCCCGGTGACGCCCGACGCCGCGGAGTTCGACGGACTCGCCGAACTGTACTTCGAGGATTTGGACGCGCTCCACGACGCCCTTGGCAGCGAGGGCAACCGCGATTACGACCCCGAGAAGGGCAAAGCGAAGGAAGCCCGCGAGGATGTCGATAACTTCCTCGACGTGAACGAGCGTCCTCGCTTCATCGGCGAAGTCGTCACCCAGAAGGACGAAACCGCAGCGCGAGGTACCGACCGCGAGGACGACGTGAACGGCGACACCGACGGCCTGTACAAACACAGCGCGTTCCTCGTCCGCAAGGACGGCATGACCCACGAGGAGTTCGTGGACCACTGGCAGAACAACCACACGCCCATCGCCCGCGAAATCGAAGGCGTCGTCAAGTACGACACCGTCCTCCCGACGGACCCCGAGAACGCCGAATTCGACGGCATCGCGGAGTTGTACTTCGAGGACCTGGACGCGCTTCACGACGCGCTCGGCAGCGAGGGAAGCCGCGACTACGATCCCGAGAAGGGCAAAGCGAAGGAGGCCCGCGAGGACGTGAACAACTTCCTCGCGCTCGAAAAGCGTCCCCGTTTCATCGGCGAGGAGACGGTCCAGAAGGACGAGACGCAGGAGTGA
- a CDS encoding DMT family transporter: MSFSGSSRRPHREPERRTPAERHRRLVRPRCAVAWVVGAVFTDENDAGLPGLSLQAWSARRRCAGLDIATFVVPGQGFAAATPTTTSLAWVGYLAVVPGAAGFLIYFRLLHRLGPIEMGLIEYVIPPFAAVFGWFVLGEGLTPTTGGGFLAILGGFLLVKWPRVVGSVRDYFDEGTAGNAESSRAD, from the coding sequence GTGTCGTTCTCGGGTTCGTCGCGTCGTCCTCATCGCGAACCCGAGCGGCGGACACCTGCTGAGCGACATCGGCGTCTGGTTCGTCCTCGGTGCGCCGTCGCGTGGGTCGTCGGTGCCGTCTTCACCGACGAAAACGACGCCGGACTCCCAGGTCTCAGCCTCCAAGCGTGGAGTGCTCGCCGTCGGTGCGCTGGCCTCGATATCGCCACGTTCGTCGTCCCCGGCCAAGGGTTCGCCGCCGCCACGCCGACGACCACCTCGCTCGCGTGGGTGGGCTATCTCGCCGTCGTTCCCGGTGCCGCCGGGTTCCTCATCTACTTCCGCCTCCTCCACCGCCTCGGCCCCATCGAGATGGGACTCATCGAGTACGTCATCCCGCCCTTCGCCGCCGTCTTCGGCTGGTTCGTCCTTGGCGAGGGACTCACCCCGACCACCGGCGGCGGTTTTCTCGCCATCCTCGGTGGGTTCCTGCTCGTGAAGTGGCCGCGGGTCGTCGGATCGGTGCGTGACTACTTCGACGAGGGAACCGCCGGGAACGCCGAGTCTTCGAGAGCGGACTGA
- a CDS encoding YqjF family protein, giving the protein MIGVEMGWRQLLFANWPVEPEVVERGLPEGLEVDTYDGKAWLSVVPFTNVAVRPRGLPDSIGVDLPELNLRTYVTVPGEDRPAVFFYSLDADGWLSVLGARLTFGLPYYNADIKIVERDGAIRYRSRRAHPGDQPLRFDAQYEPTGDRLDAEPGSLAAFLTERYRFYVGGPGGTIAYANVDHDVWSLRPATVEFRKNEIFRANNFAEPDGEPTCYYSSGVDIVSSGRKWLK; this is encoded by the coding sequence ATGATTGGTGTCGAGATGGGATGGCGACAACTGCTGTTCGCCAATTGGCCGGTCGAACCGGAAGTCGTGGAGCGAGGGCTACCCGAAGGGTTGGAGGTAGACACGTACGACGGGAAGGCGTGGCTGAGCGTCGTCCCGTTCACGAACGTCGCGGTTCGTCCCCGAGGGCTTCCCGACAGCATCGGGGTGGACCTCCCCGAACTCAACCTCCGGACCTACGTCACGGTGCCGGGGGAGGACAGACCGGCCGTCTTCTTCTACAGCCTCGATGCCGATGGATGGCTCTCCGTCCTCGGCGCTCGGTTGACATTCGGGCTGCCGTACTACAACGCGGACATAAAAATAGTAGAACGGGACGGGGCGATCCGCTACCGCAGTCGGCGCGCGCATCCGGGTGATCAACCGTTGCGGTTCGACGCGCAGTACGAACCGACCGGCGACCGACTCGACGCCGAACCGGGGTCGCTGGCGGCCTTTCTCACCGAACGCTATCGGTTCTACGTCGGCGGCCCGGGTGGAACGATTGCGTACGCGAACGTCGATCACGACGTGTGGTCGCTCCGCCCCGCGACAGTGGAATTCCGGAAGAACGAGATTTTTCGGGCGAACAACTTCGCCGAACCGGACGGGGAGCCGACCTGTTACTACAGTTCCGGCGTTGACATCGTGTCGTCGGGCCGTAAGTGGTTGAAATAA
- a CDS encoding NAD(P)-dependent oxidoreductase — translation MAQSETVLVTGGTGFIGSYTAKELLEQGHDVVAYDLSTDPRILEKLGIADDVDIRRGDITDSTDVIRAVKESGATRIVHLAGLLTTTARENPRAGIEVNVLGTNNVMEAARTLSDQVERVAWASSAAVFAPPTNYDTEWVTEDDLVYPDTLYGAAKEFNEHQAKVYFEDHDVSHVALRPTVAYGPYRETGGSAFLANIIEKPALGEPFAVEYGDQVIDWQHVEDIAQAFRRAAFTPDEDLSQRVYNVRGTVATIREAAETVEEIMPDADLDVSDEGELPWTQMLDMTAIQEDMGYEPRYDLESGFRSYINVLREENGLETV, via the coding sequence ATGGCGCAAAGCGAGACGGTGCTCGTCACTGGCGGAACAGGTTTCATCGGGTCGTACACCGCGAAAGAACTCCTCGAACAGGGGCACGACGTGGTCGCCTACGACCTTTCGACCGACCCGCGCATTCTGGAGAAACTCGGCATCGCCGACGACGTGGATATCCGACGCGGCGACATCACCGACTCGACGGACGTGATTCGCGCGGTGAAGGAGTCGGGTGCGACCCGCATCGTCCACCTCGCGGGACTGCTGACGACGACGGCCCGCGAGAACCCGCGGGCCGGAATCGAAGTGAACGTGCTGGGGACGAACAACGTCATGGAGGCCGCTCGAACGCTCTCCGACCAGGTCGAGCGCGTGGCGTGGGCGTCCTCGGCGGCGGTGTTCGCGCCGCCGACGAACTACGACACCGAGTGGGTGACCGAGGACGACCTCGTCTACCCCGACACGCTGTACGGCGCGGCCAAGGAGTTCAACGAACACCAAGCGAAAGTCTATTTCGAGGACCACGACGTCTCGCACGTCGCGCTCCGCCCGACCGTGGCGTACGGCCCGTACCGCGAAACCGGTGGCTCCGCGTTCCTCGCGAACATCATCGAAAAACCCGCGCTCGGCGAACCGTTCGCGGTGGAGTACGGCGACCAAGTCATCGACTGGCAGCACGTCGAGGACATCGCGCAGGCGTTCCGCCGCGCGGCGTTCACGCCCGACGAGGACCTGAGCCAGCGCGTCTACAACGTCCGCGGCACCGTGGCGACGATTCGGGAAGCCGCCGAGACGGTCGAGGAAATCATGCCCGACGCCGACCTCGACGTTTCCGACGAGGGCGAACTCCCGTGGACCCAAATGCTCGACATGACCGCGATTCAGGAGGATATGGGCTACGAACCGCGCTACGACCTGGAAAGCGGCTTCCGGTCGTACATCAACGTCCTCCGCGAGGAGAACGGGCTGGAAACGGTCTGA
- a CDS encoding plastocyanin/azurin family copper-binding protein, which translates to MNRRRFLKATAAIATGSVAILAGCANDTGGGADSTKTKSPTETNTVQMVSGSTSYYFDPVGLFVEKGETVTWKSKIGAHTSTAYVDGTGPATVTRIPNDASGWNSGMISGGGQQFEHTFDVPGTYDYFCIPHKSLGMVGRIVVGNPGGPAEGSMPPDGKVPTSQRIVNSGAVSYEDFTE; encoded by the coding sequence ATGAATCGGCGCAGATTTCTTAAAGCGACGGCGGCAATCGCGACGGGAAGCGTCGCCATCCTCGCCGGTTGTGCCAACGACACGGGCGGAGGAGCGGATTCGACGAAGACGAAGTCTCCGACCGAGACCAACACCGTGCAGATGGTCAGCGGGAGCACGAGCTACTACTTCGACCCCGTCGGGTTGTTCGTCGAGAAGGGGGAGACAGTCACGTGGAAGAGCAAAATCGGTGCCCACACTTCGACCGCCTACGTCGACGGGACCGGTCCCGCGACGGTGACCCGCATTCCGAACGACGCGAGCGGATGGAACAGCGGCATGATCTCCGGGGGAGGGCAGCAGTTCGAGCACACGTTCGACGTTCCGGGAACGTACGACTACTTCTGTATCCCACACAAGAGCCTCGGAATGGTCGGACGCATCGTCGTCGGGAACCCGGGAGGACCGGCCGAGGGAAGTATGCCGCCCGACGGGAAGGTGCCAACGAGTCAGCGAATCGTGAATAGCGGCGCGGTTTCGTACGAGGATTTCACGGAGTGA
- a CDS encoding PQQ-binding-like beta-propeller repeat protein — MDWTSDTPRPNQLNHHPIVADRIDGESYILAPVSAVAGENARCKVTMLDSNGTTRWQYEINESACAVHGIGDSLIADATGDHRPNAVAPTTEKRLYVFDAENGSVEWTQNLTSFGYAGPVVLTAPRRLVVQPAFDGVVFADSADGTLQWKYDLNDTVYAETHVVHVPGSPNPDVAVGSTAKVSVLRPNGTLEWQRSALATWLAKGRLDQRDILVASGGKEVTAFTANGTKLWQRTGIDRPAIDQVTDGDGDGTPEVYVGSGGDTVAALNARTGKTEWKTTLSTDAKLLPAPVTGDVNGDGDSEVVAVTNHGTVQVLDASSGEVLASHERKVKVWVHPTVCDIDGDGADEILVMYGDGRVVELSYHD; from the coding sequence GTGGATTGGACTTCGGACACGCCGCGACCGAACCAGTTGAACCATCACCCGATCGTCGCGGATCGGATCGACGGTGAATCGTATATCCTCGCACCGGTGAGCGCAGTCGCGGGGGAGAACGCGCGGTGTAAGGTGACGATGTTGGATTCGAACGGCACCACGCGGTGGCAGTACGAGATCAACGAATCGGCATGTGCGGTCCACGGCATCGGCGATTCGCTCATCGCGGATGCGACCGGCGACCACCGTCCGAACGCCGTCGCCCCGACGACCGAAAAGCGTCTGTACGTCTTCGACGCCGAAAACGGGAGCGTCGAATGGACACAGAACCTCACGTCGTTCGGCTACGCCGGTCCCGTCGTGCTCACTGCGCCACGCCGCCTCGTCGTTCAACCCGCGTTCGATGGCGTCGTCTTCGCCGATTCCGCGGACGGGACGCTCCAGTGGAAGTACGACTTGAACGACACCGTCTACGCGGAAACGCACGTCGTTCACGTCCCCGGTTCGCCGAATCCGGACGTCGCCGTCGGCTCTACCGCGAAGGTCAGCGTCCTGCGACCGAACGGGACGCTCGAATGGCAGCGTTCCGCACTGGCGACGTGGCTCGCGAAGGGTCGCCTCGACCAGCGGGACATACTCGTCGCGTCCGGAGGGAAGGAAGTGACCGCCTTCACCGCGAACGGAACGAAGCTCTGGCAACGCACGGGAATCGACCGTCCAGCGATCGATCAGGTCACCGACGGGGACGGCGACGGAACGCCGGAGGTCTACGTCGGAAGCGGCGGGGACACGGTCGCCGCGTTGAACGCTCGAACCGGCAAAACCGAGTGGAAGACGACGCTTTCGACCGACGCGAAGTTGCTCCCCGCCCCGGTTACGGGGGACGTTAACGGCGACGGCGACTCCGAGGTCGTCGCGGTGACGAACCACGGTACGGTGCAAGTCCTCGATGCGAGTTCCGGGGAGGTGCTCGCCTCCCACGAGCGGAAGGTGAAGGTCTGGGTGCACCCGACGGTGTGCGATATCGATGGGGACGGCGCGGACGAAATCCTCGTGATGTACGGCGACGGTCGAGTCGTCGAACTCTCGTATCACGACTGA
- a CDS encoding twin-arginine translocase TatA/TatE family subunit, which translates to MVVEMIPLFGPIPGGAELVVILLIAVLLFGANKIPELARSTGEAMGEFKKGREEVETELREMQDSGTQTQTETETNPTVETEAEAQ; encoded by the coding sequence ATGGTAGTTGAAATGATTCCGCTGTTCGGGCCGATTCCAGGTGGAGCAGAACTCGTCGTAATTCTGCTCATCGCAGTTCTCCTGTTCGGTGCAAACAAGATTCCGGAACTCGCACGTTCCACGGGTGAGGCGATGGGTGAGTTCAAGAAAGGTCGCGAAGAAGTCGAGACCGAACTCCGTGAGATGCAGGACTCCGGAACCCAGACCCAGACTGAAACCGAGACGAACCCGACGGTCGAAACCGAAGCGGAAGCACAATAA
- a CDS encoding co-chaperone YbbN — protein MSDESTKPLRVSDADELDSVITSHDLVLVDCYTNGCALCQAIEPVVGNVARVTDATVVMVNPGDDISLVERYDIRSVPTLLLFEDGELVGRMADGFQGTEAVVQFVEGTKGE, from the coding sequence GTGAGCGACGAATCCACGAAACCGCTACGGGTCTCGGACGCCGACGAACTCGACTCGGTCATCACGAGCCACGACCTCGTGCTGGTCGATTGCTACACCAACGGTTGTGCGCTCTGCCAGGCGATCGAACCCGTCGTCGGGAACGTGGCCCGCGTGACCGACGCGACGGTCGTGATGGTCAATCCCGGCGACGACATCTCGCTGGTCGAACGATACGATATCCGGAGCGTACCGACCCTCTTGCTGTTCGAGGACGGAGAACTCGTCGGGCGAATGGCCGACGGGTTCCAGGGAACGGAGGCCGTCGTCCAGTTCGTGGAAGGAACGAAAGGGGAGTAA
- a CDS encoding Lrp/AsnC family transcriptional regulator — MSPVRLDNVDRGILHALQNDARNSTAAEMGKEVGVSASTVRNRIQRLEDAGIIEGYHPDINYEKANYQLHVLIVCRAPPSNRSRLADRVMEITGVVTVRELLTGTENLHVEAIAVNSDTVDTITEQIDEAGDGHREH, encoded by the coding sequence ATGAGTCCGGTTCGGCTCGACAACGTCGATAGGGGGATACTCCACGCGCTACAGAACGATGCCCGAAACAGCACTGCGGCGGAGATGGGGAAAGAAGTCGGTGTGTCGGCGAGTACCGTCAGAAACCGTATTCAACGATTGGAGGACGCGGGAATCATCGAGGGGTACCATCCGGATATCAACTACGAGAAGGCAAACTACCAGTTACACGTTCTCATCGTCTGTCGTGCCCCTCCATCCAACCGTTCGAGGCTCGCGGATCGAGTGATGGAGATAACCGGGGTCGTCACCGTCCGAGAGTTACTCACCGGGACCGAAAACTTGCACGTCGAGGCCATCGCCGTCAACTCCGACACGGTGGACACCATCACCGAACAGATAGACGAAGCTGGGGATGGACATCGTGAGCACTGA